The bacterium genome includes the window GCGGGACGGCTTCGCCGCGCGCCCGCGTGTTTCGCGTCGCGCCCACGCCGCCGCCGGCGCGCCGCGCAAGGCGGCGGCCGCGCGCGCCCTCGTCGCTCACGGCAGCACCCGCCGCCGCTCCTTGAGCGCGGCCCGCTCCAGCGCCCGCCGGTACGAGAGCGCCGCGAGCCGCCACGAGAAGTCCTCGCGCATCCCCAGGCGCTGCAGCAGCGCGAGCCGCGTCGCGTCGTTGCGGAACAGCTCGAGCGCGCGCCCGCAGGCGGCGCGGAGGCTCTCCGCGTCGGCGTGGTCGAAGAGGAAACCGTTGGCGTCGTCGGGGCGCTCGTCGATGTCGCGCACCGTGTCGGCCAGCCCGCCGGTGCGCCGCGCGATCGGCAGCGCGCCGTAGCGCAGCGCCGCCATCTGCCCGAGGCCGCACGGCTCGAAGCGGCTCGGCATCAGGAAGAAGTCGGCGCCGGCGTAGATGCGGTGGGCCAGCGGCTCGTCGAAGCGCGTGGCCACCGCCGCCTCGCGCGGCCGCAGCGCGGCGAGGCGGACGAGCGGATCGAGGTACCGCTTCTGGCCCGAGCCGAGCATCGCGAACTGCGCCCCTTCGTCGAGCAGCCACGGCGCGGCGGCGGCGACGAGGTCGATCCCCTTCTGCCGATCGACGCGCGAGACGAGGGCGAAGAGCGGCCGCGACGGATCGACCTCGAGCCCCAGCTCGCGCTGCAGGCTCTCCTTGCAGCGGGCCTTGCCGGCGAAGTCGGCCGCGTCGAAGTGGTGCGGCAGGCGCGGGTCGGACGACGGATCCCAGAGCGCGACGTCGAGCCCGTTGAGGATGCCGACGACGTCGCCGGCGCGGGCGGCGATGTCGTCGGCCAGCCCCTCGCCGTACTCCGGCGTGACGATTTCCCGCGCGTAGGTCGGCGAGACGGTCACGACGACCGTCGCCCCGCGGATCGCCCCCTTGAGCAGGTTGACGGCGCCGTCCGCGGCGAACGCCTCGGGATCGAGTCGGTCGAGCCCGAGCCGCGCGGCGAGCTCGCCGCCGAAGATCCCCTGGTGGGCGAGGTTGTGGACGACGAGCGCCGAGGCGGTCTCGCCGAGCACGTCGTCGGCGCGGCGCGCGGCGCGCAGCATCAGCACCGCCGGTGCCGCCGGCCAGTCGTGGGCGACGACGACGTCCGGCGCCGGCGCGCTCTCGCGCAGCGCGTTGAGCGCGGCGGCGCAGAACCAGCCGAAGCGCACGCCGTTGTCGGCGTAGCCCCCCTCCGGGCCGCCGTAGATCTCCGGCCGGTCGAAGAGGTCGTCGCGCGTCGGCAGCAGCACGCGCACGCCGCGGTGCTCGAAGCTGTGCAGCTCGCCGTTCCA containing:
- a CDS encoding glycogen synthase produces the protein MHIAHIAPEMTPFAKTGGLGDVVGALPAAQAAAGDQVTVVVPGYGFVRRALGLAAGSGRLIGARIDGTDWNGELHSFEHRGVRVLLPTRDDLFDRPEIYGGPEGGYADNGVRFGWFCAAALNALRESAPAPDVVVAHDWPAAPAVLMLRAARRADDVLGETASALVVHNLAHQGIFGGELAARLGLDRLDPEAFAADGAVNLLKGAIRGATVVVTVSPTYAREIVTPEYGEGLADDIAARAGDVVGILNGLDVALWDPSSDPRLPHHFDAADFAGKARCKESLQRELGLEVDPSRPLFALVSRVDRQKGIDLVAAAAPWLLDEGAQFAMLGSGQKRYLDPLVRLAALRPREAAVATRFDEPLAHRIYAGADFFLMPSRFEPCGLGQMAALRYGALPIARRTGGLADTVRDIDERPDDANGFLFDHADAESLRAACGRALELFRNDATRLALLQRLGMREDFSWRLAALSYRRALERAALKERRRVLP